A window of Desulfobacterales bacterium contains these coding sequences:
- a CDS encoding response regulator, translated as MEIQKKILLIDDEDIIIEVTEGMLVYLGYEVKIAKDSNEALKIFTQAFKENNYFDLIIVDLCLLNGVSGYDLFQKIIKIDPNAKTIISSGYSTDPMIENYKNYGFSGAITKPYKLDDLIKVLNSVFESKEKT; from the coding sequence ATGGAAATACAAAAGAAGATTTTGCTTATAGATGATGAGGATATAATTATTGAAGTCACAGAAGGAATGTTAGTTTACTTAGGATATGAGGTTAAAATCGCAAAAGATTCAAATGAGGCTTTAAAAATTTTTACACAGGCATTTAAAGAAAATAATTATTTTGATCTTATTATAGTGGATTTATGCCTTCTAAATGGTGTATCAGGATATGATCTGTTTCAAAAAATTATAAAAATTGACCCTAACGCCAAAACAATAATTTCAAGTGGATATTCAACAGATCCAATGATAGAAAATTATAAAAATTATGGTTTTTCAGGTGCAATTACTAAGCCTTATAAGCTTGACGACCTAATTAAAGTTTTAAATTCCGTTTTTGAATCGAAAGAAAAAACTTAA
- a CDS encoding hydroxylamine oxidase translates to MPISDATQECISCHESINPGIVADWRMSRHSSILPKNAVLSPEISRKVSSQSIPKDFQNNVVGCAECHTMRSESHKDSFDHNGYTIHVVVSPNDCATCHSTESEQFKKNIMANAYGNLADNPVYQDLKNSINGTCVLKYGRPDYKPSDKLTDEESCLYCHGTKLEVTGTETRDTDAGDLEFPIISGWPNHGVGRINLDGSMGSCGACHSRHSFSIEMARKPETCKECHNGPDVPAYKVYTTSKHGNIYSAFGKNWDFKSVPWVIGKHFNAPTCATCHVSLLTNSIGEIVSKRTHQMSDRLSNRLFGLFYSHPYPKEPNTSIIKNKDKLPLPTTFTGEFASEFLIDKSEQIKRNEIMQASCLNCHASSWVKAHFIRLENTIKQTNASTLAGTSIMLDIWHKGFAFGPFDKGSMFDDAIEKQWSKIWLFYANNTRFASAMAGGGDYGVFADGRFELSNQIAILYDWLNIQTRLVRYTNTGF, encoded by the coding sequence ATGCCTATAAGCGATGCAACACAAGAATGTATCAGTTGTCATGAATCAATCAACCCAGGAATTGTAGCTGATTGGAGAATGAGCCGCCACAGTTCAATTCTTCCAAAAAATGCAGTTTTATCTCCTGAAATCTCCCGTAAAGTGTCAAGCCAATCTATACCAAAAGATTTTCAAAACAATGTTGTAGGATGTGCGGAATGTCATACCATGAGAAGTGAATCCCATAAAGATTCTTTTGATCATAATGGCTATACAATTCATGTAGTTGTTTCCCCAAATGACTGTGCTACGTGCCACAGTACTGAGTCTGAGCAGTTTAAAAAGAATATTATGGCTAATGCTTATGGTAATTTAGCTGATAATCCTGTTTATCAAGATTTAAAAAATTCAATAAATGGAACATGTGTTTTAAAATATGGACGTCCAGATTATAAGCCTTCTGACAAATTAACAGATGAAGAATCATGCTTATATTGCCACGGAACAAAACTTGAGGTTACAGGTACTGAAACCAGAGATACTGACGCTGGTGATCTTGAATTTCCAATTATAAGCGGATGGCCTAATCATGGAGTCGGGCGAATTAATCTTGATGGAAGCATGGGGTCTTGCGGGGCTTGCCATAGTCGTCATTCCTTTTCAATAGAAATGGCAAGAAAACCTGAAACCTGCAAAGAATGCCATAATGGTCCTGATGTTCCTGCCTATAAAGTATATACAACAAGTAAGCACGGGAATATCTATTCAGCATTCGGTAAAAATTGGGATTTTAAATCAGTTCCGTGGGTAATAGGAAAGCACTTTAATGCTCCGACTTGTGCTACTTGCCATGTAAGTTTACTTACTAATTCAATCGGAGAAATAGTATCAAAAAGAACTCATCAAATGAGTGATCGTTTATCTAATAGGCTTTTTGGACTTTTTTATTCTCATCCATACCCTAAAGAACCTAATACATCGATAATAAAGAATAAAGATAAACTGCCGCTTCCTACAACTTTTACAGGAGAATTTGCTTCTGAATTTTTAATTGATAAATCAGAGCAAATCAAGCGGAACGAAATAATGCAGGCTTCATGTTTAAACTGTCATGCGTCTTCTTGGGTGAAAGCACATTTTATAAGGCTTGAAAATACTATAAAACAAACTAATGCTTCAACCTTAGCAGGCACATCTATTATGCTTGATATATGGCATAAAGGTTTTGCTTTTGGTCCTTTTGACAAGGGTAGTATGTTTGACGATGCTATAGAAAAACAATGGTCTAAAATTTGGCTTTTTTATGCAAACAATACCCGTTTTGCCTCCGCTATGGCTGGCGGAGGCGATTATGGAGTTTTTGCCGACGGAAGATTTGAACTATCAAATCAAATAGCCATTTTATATGATTGGCTTAATATTCAAACCCGATTAGTCCGTTATACAAACACAGGATTTTAA
- a CDS encoding HAD-IIB family hydrolase encodes MKKDKFYILMFSVHGLLRYHDMELGRDADTGGQIKYVVELAEELCKNENVKGVDLFTRFISEKNLSDDYSKEIEQVSDKFRIVRIQCGGKKYIRKELLWPHLDEYIDKVLKFLKKEEIYPDIIHGHYADAGYVGMELSKFFSIPFIFTGHSLGRSKKKKLIDDGMNSSDIEQKFNIEYRIAIEEEVIKNADIIVTSTKQEVTDQYGMYVNNNLGDYFVIPPGVNLDKFYSFHHNKMSEIKREEGSISAYGAMIEELNRFFIYPDKPLVLSLCRAEKRKNISGLIHAYGQDKELQAMANLAIFAGLRKNITDKEENEKNVLTEMLLLMDKYDLYGMMAIPKKHDSTYEVPELYRITAEKKGVFVNVALTEPFGLTLIESLACGLPVVATNDGGPRDIIANCKGGILVDALDVKAIINAIKSIIADTEKWKSFSSAAIRNVSKYYKWSAHVDKYLKEIKKLSVSDVKSEIAKTTKDNPVGDILRRLKHFIITDIDDTLFGDAEALDAFMKIFYKNRDSIGFGVASGRTVESIEKLFNENNLELPYIIISSVGSEIHYTSKSFQDKGWQTHLSKKWDKSKIKNILDKLDFIEPQPEENQRTFKISYYMAPAKDRLNTIHDILLKSGCYYNLIYSNDKFLDILPYRASKGKAIRYISYKWDIPLDKIMACGDSGNDVEMFKGSIMGLIVGNYKKELESLRKKKNVFFSDKNFAYGIIDGMKKYGLI; translated from the coding sequence ATGAAAAAAGATAAATTTTATATTTTAATGTTTAGTGTACATGGGCTTCTCAGATACCATGATATGGAGCTTGGCCGTGATGCTGATACTGGAGGTCAAATAAAATATGTAGTAGAACTCGCCGAAGAACTATGCAAAAATGAAAATGTAAAAGGAGTAGATCTTTTTACAAGGTTCATCTCTGAAAAAAATTTATCTGATGATTACAGCAAAGAAATTGAGCAAGTATCAGATAAGTTTAGAATTGTAAGAATTCAGTGCGGAGGAAAAAAATATATAAGAAAAGAGCTTTTATGGCCTCACCTTGATGAATACATTGATAAAGTTTTAAAGTTTTTAAAAAAAGAAGAAATTTATCCGGACATAATTCATGGACATTATGCAGATGCTGGCTATGTTGGAATGGAACTCTCAAAATTCTTTAGCATTCCGTTTATTTTTACTGGACATTCTCTTGGAAGATCAAAGAAAAAAAAACTTATTGACGATGGTATGAATTCTTCAGATATAGAACAAAAATTTAACATTGAATACAGGATTGCAATAGAAGAAGAAGTAATTAAGAATGCCGATATTATAGTAACAAGCACAAAACAAGAAGTTACAGATCAATATGGAATGTATGTTAATAACAATCTTGGAGATTATTTTGTAATACCTCCCGGAGTAAATTTAGATAAGTTCTATTCCTTTCATCACAATAAAATGTCAGAAATAAAAAGAGAAGAAGGAAGTATAAGTGCTTACGGCGCTATGATTGAAGAACTTAACAGATTTTTTATATACCCTGATAAGCCTTTGGTATTATCCCTTTGTAGAGCTGAAAAACGAAAAAATATTTCAGGATTAATTCATGCCTATGGGCAGGATAAAGAACTCCAAGCCATGGCTAATCTTGCTATATTTGCCGGCTTAAGAAAAAATATTACTGATAAAGAAGAAAATGAAAAAAATGTGCTTACTGAAATGCTTCTTCTAATGGATAAATATGATCTTTATGGAATGATGGCTATACCAAAAAAACATGATTCAACTTATGAAGTACCTGAACTTTACCGAATTACTGCCGAAAAAAAAGGTGTATTTGTTAATGTTGCTCTTACAGAACCTTTTGGATTGACTTTAATTGAGTCATTAGCTTGCGGTCTCCCAGTTGTAGCGACTAATGACGGAGGTCCTCGAGATATAATAGCTAATTGTAAAGGTGGTATCCTGGTTGATGCTCTTGATGTCAAAGCTATAATCAATGCGATAAAATCAATTATAGCGGATACAGAAAAATGGAAATCATTTTCTTCAGCTGCTATACGAAATGTTTCTAAATACTATAAATGGTCTGCTCATGTTGACAAATATCTAAAAGAAATTAAAAAGCTTTCAGTCTCTGATGTTAAATCTGAAATTGCTAAGACAACAAAAGATAATCCTGTTGGAGATATATTGCGAAGGCTTAAACACTTTATTATCACAGATATTGACGATACTCTGTTTGGTGATGCTGAAGCATTAGATGCTTTCATGAAAATTTTTTATAAAAATCGAGATTCGATAGGTTTCGGAGTTGCATCTGGAAGAACTGTCGAATCCATTGAAAAACTTTTCAATGAGAATAATTTAGAATTGCCTTACATTATTATTTCGTCAGTTGGTTCAGAAATTCACTATACAAGCAAATCTTTTCAGGATAAAGGATGGCAGACGCATTTATCTAAAAAATGGGATAAATCAAAAATCAAAAATATTTTAGATAAATTAGATTTTATAGAACCTCAACCCGAAGAAAACCAAAGAACTTTTAAAATAAGCTATTATATGGCTCCAGCCAAAGACAGATTGAATACTATACATGATATTCTTCTTAAAAGCGGTTGTTATTATAATCTTATTTATTCTAATGACAAATTTTTGGACATTCTTCCTTATCGAGCATCTAAAGGCAAAGCCATACGTTATATTTCGTATAAATGGGATATTCCCCTTGATAAAATAATGGCCTGCGGAGATTCTGGCAATGATGTGGAAATGTTTAAGGGTTCTATAATGGGGCTTATTGTTGGAAATTATAAAAAAGAATTGGAATCACTACGAAAAAAGAAAAACGTATTTTTTTCGGATAAAAATTTTGCCTACGGAATAATTGATGGCATGAAAAAATATGGATTAATCTAA
- a CDS encoding caspase family protein codes for MKISRLLFGFIIQAYLIIPFIIQSYASEPTKDPILRIENGTHTALIRRIGVDDENRFLVTSSDDKTARLFEISSGRLVKIFRPPIDEGNEGKLYSVAISPDGETIACGGWSGYTWEEIHYIYFFDRRTGRMKKRLTDLPNVINHLSFSKDGKFLAVSLGRNNGVRIYRTYDYTLEKEDNDYGAVSYGLDFSYDGRLVTASYDGFIRLYDKKFNLISKEKGQGGLQPFQVSFHPNGRKIAVGFVDTTKVEVLSGKDLSHLYFPDSSSFNSDNLSVVAWSYNGRNLYAGGMYYHNGKPIIKWDDEGKGSPVELLCGADDTIMHILPLKNGDIVFGTCDPYFGVLTPNGEKKVLVGSSNADFRDNFDGFKISYDGSVVQFGYKVWGESPCKFSIEDRNLELNPKFDPSLMLPITTSKKINITDWKYTYNPKLNGKELAIEQYEYSRSIAISPDGETFILGTDWRLRLFDAYGNEKWSVPGPGVAWGVNISGNGNVAVATFGDGTIRWFRMKDGKELLIFFPHNNQKSWVLWTPAGYYDASPGSDELIGWHLNNGKDKEADFYPVSRFRNVYYRPDVLSKILDTLDEEKALIAANKEAGRKQQVATDIKKMLPPIVTILSPENGTEISNSEVLVKIAIKNQSESPITAIKALIDGRPFSNQRGVLPSISKNNNIQEIKVNVPQKDFELAIIAENQFSASEPDVINLKWKGRVNTESNSILKPKLYLLSIGISRYENKELLLDYPAKDATDFANVMKTQKNRLYRDISVKLLTNEQATKGEILDGLDWIGKETTHRDVAMLFLAGHGLNDPRSGVYYFLPVNANLDKVMRTCVAFSDIKTTVESLAGKAVLFVDTCHSGNVMGNKTRGTVDINAFVNELTSAENGAVVFASSTGRQVSLENEKWKNGAFTKALVEGITGKADLLDKGKITINTLDVYISERVKELTSGKQTPTTNKPSTVPDFPIAVPIR; via the coding sequence ATGAAAATTAGCAGACTTTTATTTGGATTTATTATTCAGGCCTATTTAATTATTCCTTTTATAATTCAGTCTTATGCCAGTGAACCTACTAAAGATCCTATACTAAGAATTGAAAATGGAACACATACGGCTTTAATAAGAAGGATTGGAGTTGATGATGAAAATAGATTTCTTGTAACTTCTTCTGATGATAAAACTGCTCGGCTTTTTGAAATATCTTCAGGAAGATTAGTTAAAATTTTTCGTCCCCCAATTGATGAAGGAAATGAAGGAAAGCTTTATAGTGTGGCAATATCTCCCGACGGAGAAACAATAGCCTGTGGTGGTTGGTCTGGTTACACTTGGGAAGAAATTCATTATATTTATTTTTTTGATAGAAGAACAGGAAGGATGAAAAAAAGACTAACTGATTTGCCTAATGTTATCAATCACCTTTCCTTTTCAAAAGACGGCAAATTTCTTGCTGTAAGTTTAGGGAGAAATAACGGTGTCCGAATCTATAGGACATACGATTATACATTGGAAAAAGAAGATAATGATTATGGGGCAGTTAGTTATGGGCTTGATTTTTCCTATGACGGAAGGCTTGTTACAGCTTCTTACGATGGTTTTATAAGGCTTTATGACAAAAAATTTAATTTAATATCAAAGGAAAAAGGACAAGGCGGCTTACAGCCATTTCAAGTGAGTTTTCATCCTAATGGGCGCAAAATTGCCGTTGGATTTGTTGACACCACAAAGGTTGAAGTTTTATCAGGAAAAGATTTAAGCCATCTTTATTTTCCAGATTCAAGCTCTTTTAATAGCGATAATCTAAGCGTTGTTGCATGGTCATATAATGGGCGAAACCTTTATGCTGGAGGCATGTATTATCATAATGGTAAGCCAATTATAAAATGGGACGACGAAGGAAAAGGAAGTCCTGTTGAGCTTCTTTGCGGAGCTGATGACACCATTATGCATATACTCCCACTTAAAAATGGAGATATTGTTTTTGGAACATGTGATCCTTATTTTGGAGTATTAACCCCTAATGGGGAAAAAAAAGTGTTGGTAGGCTCATCAAATGCTGATTTTAGGGATAATTTTGACGGATTTAAAATATCCTATGATGGTTCTGTGGTGCAGTTCGGCTATAAAGTATGGGGAGAATCTCCATGCAAGTTTTCCATCGAAGATAGAAATCTTGAACTAAATCCTAAATTTGATCCAAGCTTAATGCTTCCAATAACAACCTCTAAAAAAATTAATATTACAGACTGGAAATATACCTATAATCCTAAGCTTAACGGTAAAGAATTAGCCATTGAACAATATGAATACTCCAGAAGTATCGCTATTTCTCCTGATGGTGAAACTTTTATTTTAGGAACTGACTGGCGTTTAAGATTATTTGATGCTTATGGCAATGAAAAATGGAGTGTTCCAGGTCCTGGAGTTGCATGGGGAGTAAATATATCAGGAAATGGCAATGTTGCGGTCGCAACATTTGGAGATGGAACAATAAGATGGTTCCGTATGAAAGACGGTAAGGAACTTCTTATCTTTTTTCCCCATAACAACCAAAAAAGTTGGGTTTTATGGACGCCAGCTGGTTATTATGATGCATCCCCAGGTTCAGATGAACTAATTGGATGGCATTTAAATAACGGTAAAGATAAGGAAGCTGATTTTTATCCTGTATCCCGTTTTAGAAATGTTTACTATAGACCTGATGTTTTATCGAAAATACTCGATACATTGGATGAAGAAAAAGCTCTAATAGCTGCGAATAAAGAAGCTGGCAGAAAACAACAAGTAGCAACTGATATAAAAAAAATGCTTCCTCCTATTGTTACAATTTTATCTCCAGAAAACGGCACAGAAATCAGCAATTCTGAAGTTTTAGTCAAAATTGCTATCAAAAATCAGTCAGAAAGCCCTATAACTGCAATAAAAGCCCTTATTGACGGAAGACCATTTTCAAATCAACGTGGAGTTTTGCCTTCTATTTCGAAAAACAATAATATTCAAGAAATTAAAGTAAATGTGCCTCAAAAAGATTTTGAGCTTGCAATTATTGCTGAAAACCAATTTTCTGCAAGCGAGCCGGATGTTATAAATCTTAAATGGAAAGGACGAGTAAATACAGAAAGCAATTCAATTCTTAAGCCTAAACTTTATCTTTTATCTATAGGAATCAGCCGCTACGAAAATAAAGAACTTTTATTGGATTACCCTGCAAAAGACGCTACTGACTTCGCAAATGTAATGAAAACTCAAAAAAATAGACTTTATCGAGATATATCCGTTAAACTTTTAACCAATGAACAAGCTACAAAGGGAGAAATATTAGACGGTTTAGATTGGATCGGAAAAGAAACTACCCACAGGGATGTTGCCATGCTTTTTTTAGCAGGACATGGACTTAATGACCCCCGTTCTGGAGTTTATTATTTTTTGCCTGTAAATGCAAATCTTGATAAGGTGATGAGAACATGTGTAGCTTTTTCAGATATTAAAACTACTGTAGAATCCCTTGCAGGAAAAGCTGTTTTATTTGTAGATACCTGTCATTCAGGAAATGTCATGGGAAACAAAACAAGAGGAACTGTCGATATTAATGCCTTTGTAAATGAGCTTACAAGTGCTGAAAACGGAGCAGTTGTGTTTGCGTCATCTACAGGCAGACAGGTTTCCCTTGAAAATGAAAAATGGAAAAATGGAGCTTTTACAAAAGCATTAGTAGAAGGAATTACCGGAAAAGCGGATTTATTAGATAAAGGGAAAATAACAATCAATACATTAGATGTTTATATATCTGAAAGGGTAAAAGAGCTTACATCTGGAAAACAAACTCCTACAACAAATAAACCGAGCACCGTTCCAGATTTTCCAATTGCTGTGCCGATAAGATAG
- a CDS encoding AMP-binding protein has protein sequence MKNYEFINNNLLDLNKIFSCYSKKDLMTFNKKTITYGEFKTNLLSIIGLLNEIGVKNGNKIALYLENSPLHLYLLLASWVMNFMFIPLNFKAPLDSLLADINIDILLSKKMPERNFNGKIFEPKILLDFSPKTTFNIDKINMLNESSVIFTSGSSGIPKGVVHSVENYVYSALGTIEFLDIDETDTLLLSLPLYHVGGLLIFIRSLLSGANLIIPYDLKSIELSINTYKPTMLSLVPTQLIRYLNSKETTENLKSCKAILLGGAPSPKWLIDKALEMNLSIVPTYGLTESCAQVTCIKSSSPKESYYTSGKILPYRELTFDENNLITLGGKNLFKYYIIKNEKVFPVVEEKFKTSDIGKLDKDGNLIVLGRADQIFISGGENINPFEIEKYLLEIEGIISAIVVSVAHKEFGEIPWAFIEATDDINVNDIKTKLKMFLPSYKIPKNIIILNPKNTPQGIKYSRKELKEMAKTIIN, from the coding sequence ATGAAAAACTATGAATTTATTAATAATAACTTATTAGATTTAAATAAAATATTTTCTTGTTATTCGAAAAAAGATTTAATGACTTTTAACAAAAAAACTATTACCTATGGCGAGTTTAAAACGAATTTACTTAGCATTATTGGCCTTCTTAATGAAATAGGTGTTAAAAACGGAAATAAAATTGCCCTTTACTTAGAAAATTCACCCCTACATTTATACTTGCTTCTTGCCTCATGGGTAATGAATTTTATGTTTATACCTTTAAATTTTAAAGCTCCATTAGATAGTTTATTAGCCGACATTAATATTGATATTTTATTATCAAAAAAAATGCCTGAACGAAATTTCAATGGTAAAATATTTGAACCGAAAATTCTTTTAGATTTTTCCCCAAAAACAACTTTTAACATAGACAAAATCAACATGCTAAATGAATCGTCAGTTATTTTTACATCCGGAAGTTCTGGAATTCCAAAAGGAGTAGTTCATAGCGTAGAAAATTATGTTTATAGCGCATTAGGGACAATTGAATTTCTTGATATTGATGAAACCGATACTCTTCTTTTAAGCCTGCCCCTTTATCATGTAGGAGGCTTGCTTATTTTTATCAGAAGCTTGTTATCAGGTGCAAATCTTATTATTCCATACGATTTAAAAAGCATTGAGCTATCTATCAATACGTATAAACCAACAATGCTGTCCCTTGTTCCTACTCAATTAATTAGATATTTAAATTCAAAAGAAACTACAGAAAATTTAAAATCCTGCAAAGCCATTCTTTTGGGAGGCGCTCCTTCTCCTAAATGGCTTATTGATAAAGCTCTTGAAATGAACCTATCAATTGTTCCTACTTATGGCTTAACCGAATCATGCGCTCAAGTTACATGTATAAAATCAAGTTCTCCTAAAGAATCATATTATACATCAGGGAAAATTCTTCCCTATCGTGAATTAACTTTCGATGAAAATAATTTAATCACATTAGGCGGAAAAAATCTTTTTAAGTATTACATTATTAAAAACGAAAAAGTGTTTCCAGTAGTTGAAGAAAAATTTAAAACATCTGATATTGGAAAATTAGATAAGGATGGGAACTTAATTGTATTGGGCAGAGCTGATCAAATTTTTATATCTGGAGGCGAAAATATTAACCCCTTTGAAATTGAAAAATACTTGTTAGAGATTGAAGGTATAATTTCAGCTATAGTTGTTTCTGTAGCCCATAAAGAATTTGGAGAAATCCCATGGGCATTCATTGAAGCAACCGATGACATTAATGTAAATGATATAAAAACTAAATTAAAAATGTTTCTTCCTTCATATAAAATTCCAAAAAATATTATAATATTAAATCCAAAGAATACTCCTCAGGGAATAAAATATAGCAGAAAAGAACTAAAAGAGATGGCTAAAACCATTATTAACTGA
- a CDS encoding 1,4-dihydroxy-2-naphthoate polyprenyltransferase codes for MGQKIKYWIIASRPKTLTAGVSPVIVGTALASNEDNFKWWIFFSAMMCAFLLQIATNLVNDYFDAINKVDGENRLGPTRVTQTGLLSYNEVKYGFGLCFILALIIGIPLVLRGGVPIIIIGITAIITAYLYTGGPYPLSYYGLGEILAFIFFGIIAVCGTYYLHTFSVSFEVILLSFGLGFLSALMMSINNLRDIATDVSTGKKTIALMLGEKKARWFSFYLMILSALIPLIYVFYTMSHYIIIFSSLSALLFKKSWMKILNDPIDSTFNDILADSGKFLLIYSVFLSVGLIL; via the coding sequence ATGGGACAAAAAATAAAATACTGGATTATAGCATCAAGGCCAAAAACATTAACTGCAGGAGTATCTCCTGTAATTGTTGGAACAGCTTTAGCTTCAAACGAAGACAATTTTAAATGGTGGATTTTTTTTTCAGCTATGATGTGCGCTTTTTTACTTCAAATTGCAACTAACTTAGTCAATGATTATTTTGATGCTATAAATAAGGTTGACGGAGAAAACCGTCTTGGGCCTACAAGGGTTACACAAACAGGTCTTTTAAGTTATAACGAAGTAAAATATGGTTTTGGTTTGTGTTTTATTTTAGCATTAATTATTGGTATTCCTTTAGTTTTAAGGGGAGGCGTCCCAATAATTATTATTGGAATTACGGCTATAATAACTGCTTATTTATATACTGGAGGGCCATATCCTCTTTCTTATTATGGTTTAGGAGAAATTCTTGCTTTTATCTTTTTCGGTATAATTGCTGTATGCGGCACCTATTACCTCCATACTTTTTCGGTTTCATTTGAAGTTATCCTTTTATCTTTTGGATTAGGTTTTTTATCAGCATTGATGATGTCAATTAATAATTTAAGGGATATTGCAACAGATGTAAGCACTGGCAAAAAAACGATAGCATTAATGTTAGGCGAAAAAAAAGCGAGGTGGTTTTCCTTTTATTTAATGATTTTATCGGCTTTAATTCCTTTAATTTATGTTTTTTATACGATGAGCCATTATATTATTATTTTTTCATCTCTATCAGCTCTTTTATTTAAAAAAAGCTGGATGAAAATACTCAATGATCCTATTGATTCAACATTTAATGATATATTAGCGGATAGCGGTAAATTTTTACTTATATATTCTGTCTTTTTGTCCGTTGGTTTAATTTTATGA
- a CDS encoding tetratricopeptide repeat protein, translating to MESLYLFVKNKKIVILIILFLCVLTMETNVYSQQNALNHFIDGIEDFEKGNYNEALNSIKKAIEMDPLNLEFTYYLGVVYSAMKNYKEALKIFESLVQKDSAQFSKAYFEIAAIHSKNKEYSEALDSLSKLEILEPDNARVFLEKAYVYSNMEKFDLAEQNLKKAMELNPDLKQLVYYELGAIMVKKEDTNLAVDLFNQCIGIDSTTAIAKNAKDAIESVKLMERLIKNWNIMISFAWAYDDNVPLDPLDIVNPSSGRTIDKGDQFQSLSLSLNYKFLSQRHLESGFGYTFSNIGYKEWVANNILAHNPRLYIQFVQKPVAFRLQYDFSYYYSGGDEDDQLMDGFYLTFGGSSEDKLRMHTISPSISIDEPYNLKTDVNFIYQNRTYLDGITSDASLYALGIVQSYKFENFELYPRVGYKFGYQDSDKNDSSYRYHEGVIGLSAPNLYKFMVDSSLSYIRTEYVHFPVKGDRRDRNYMFSFSVTRLLTERLYAQISYSYNYNESNVTDNGKDPYNFRKNVYLFGLTLNF from the coding sequence GTGGAATCATTATACCTTTTTGTCAAAAATAAAAAAATTGTGATTTTAATCATATTGTTTTTATGCGTGTTGACGATGGAAACAAATGTGTATTCTCAACAAAATGCATTGAATCATTTTATTGATGGGATTGAGGATTTTGAAAAAGGCAATTACAATGAGGCTTTAAATTCAATAAAGAAAGCTATAGAGATGGACCCTTTAAATTTGGAATTCACATATTATCTTGGTGTTGTTTATTCTGCGATGAAAAATTATAAAGAAGCTTTAAAAATATTTGAATCATTAGTTCAAAAAGATTCTGCTCAGTTTTCAAAAGCTTATTTTGAAATTGCTGCTATTCATTCTAAAAATAAAGAATATTCTGAAGCGCTCGATTCTTTATCAAAGTTAGAAATTTTAGAACCAGACAATGCAAGAGTTTTTTTGGAAAAAGCTTATGTATATTCAAATATGGAAAAATTTGACCTTGCCGAGCAAAATTTAAAAAAAGCAATGGAGCTTAATCCTGATTTAAAGCAACTTGTTTATTATGAGTTAGGAGCCATAATGGTAAAAAAAGAAGATACCAATTTAGCTGTTGACTTATTTAATCAATGTATTGGAATTGATTCAACAACGGCAATAGCGAAAAATGCTAAAGATGCTATTGAAAGTGTAAAATTAATGGAGAGATTGATAAAAAACTGGAATATAATGATTTCTTTCGCATGGGCATATGATGATAATGTACCATTGGATCCTCTTGATATTGTAAATCCTTCGTCTGGAAGAACTATTGACAAAGGAGATCAGTTTCAAAGTTTAAGTCTATCCTTGAATTACAAATTTTTATCTCAAAGGCACTTAGAAAGCGGTTTTGGTTATACCTTTTCTAATATAGGTTATAAAGAGTGGGTAGCTAACAATATTCTTGCTCATAATCCAAGACTATATATTCAATTTGTTCAGAAACCTGTTGCTTTTAGACTTCAATATGATTTTAGCTATTATTATTCTGGTGGTGATGAGGATGACCAACTAATGGATGGATTTTATCTTACTTTTGGCGGTTCTTCCGAAGATAAACTTCGAATGCATACTATCTCACCTTCTATCAGCATCGATGAACCTTACAACTTGAAAACAGATGTTAATTTTATTTATCAAAATAGAACTTATTTAGACGGTATTACATCTGATGCTTCTTTATATGCTTTGGGAATTGTTCAATCTTATAAATTTGAAAATTTCGAGCTTTACCCAAGAGTAGGATATAAATTTGGTTATCAGGACTCTGATAAAAATGATTCTTCTTATAGATACCATGAAGGTGTAATTGGATTGTCCGCTCCTAATTTATACAAATTTATGGTTGATAGTTCTTTATCTTATATCAGAACTGAATACGTTCACTTCCCTGTTAAAGGTGATAGAAGAGATAGGAACTATATGTTTTCATTCTCAGTTACAAGACTATTAACTGAAAGATTATATGCTCAGATTTCATATAGCTATAACTATAACGAATCAAATGTAACTGATAATGGAAAAGATCCTTATAATTTTAGGAAGAATGTTTATCTTTTTGGATTAACTCTTAATTTTTAG